The genomic DNA attgaaaaaataaacaaaaaattttgagataaaagtctgttgactgagctgccatatctttactgtaaaatcttgtttttaacagtgtattactgtcaatggaaagatgctacatttgtttttacggtagaaaaactgccagctaagttgccagaataaaaaaagaacatgtactgtttttccatgaataatatcatgttgtaaaaaacaatgtccatttaacacaaacattctggCGACCAaattgccagctttttccgtaaaatgtagaataaaaataaaaaacactatattttacagtaaaaaattgtaaatgtaaagtttttactgtaaaatggacagtctacttaaaacaatttctactgtaaaatgtaaaataaaaataaaaaacactatattttgcagtaaaaatgtgtaaatgtgaagtttttactgtaaaatggacagtctacttaaaacaatttgtataattaataatgaaatccagaggcaaatccatacattattcactgaaaTAAAAATActctacagcaaactacccatcaaatgaataaaaatgacaatacattttaccttCTTTACAgcttattactgtaaattgaaaaaacaacaacaccattttgcggtaaaattctgttgactgagctgccatatctttactgtaaaatcttgtttttaacagtgtattactgtcaatggaaagacgctacatttgtttttacggtagaaaaactgccagctaagttgccagaataaaaaaataacttgtgctgtttttccatgaataatatcatgttgtaaaaaaaactatgTCTATTTAACACTAAAATTCTGGCGACCAaattgccagctttttccgtaaaaaccccccaaaacacagtggtactgtttttacatttactgtaaaatgtaaaataaaataaaaaactgtatatttgacagtaaaaatgtgtaaatgtgaagtttttactgtaaaatggatagTCTACTTCAAACAATTGCTATAATTAATAATGATGGCAGCCATaagtgtgatgtggccctcaatgaaaaccactctGACGTCCCTGACTTGGAGGTCCTGTTGTGTTGGAAGTGCTTACCTGGAGTCAGGTTGAGGGTTTCCACATTGACCATGTGTGACGGCTGACAGTCCACCAGCTCAAACATGGGTAAGCCACCACGGTTGCACGACAGCTACAACACACCCAGTGTTACATTGTGTTACATTACAAGGGTGCAGTGTTGACATACCCTCCTGATGCGCATGCACCAGTCGTCAAAGTCGTCCTCCGTCCTGCAAAAGAAACCCTGCGGGAAGGCGAGAGCTCAGGTGAGACGTGGTAGGAGCGCCCCCTGCTGGGGGGGGACCTGTAAAGACTTAGTTTTTCCAGAGTGGCGGTCTGGTCTCACCGCGGCGATGGACGGGTCCAGTTCACAGATGTGCATGCGGCAGGGCGGGTGCTGGCAGTGGTACGTGTCGTCGGGCACCTGGCCGTCCTCGCACGGCTCCACCGACGGCTGCGTGGTGTGCGGGTCCAGATAGATGAGCTCCTCCCCTGGAGGGAAAAGGCGGTGAGGAGGACGGTGGAATGGACAGGAGACGGGCGGGGGAGGGAGGCCACATACCCACGTAGCCGATGAAGAAGTGAGCGCTGTTGGGTTTGCCACCGATGACGCCCAGCGACTGAGGCAGCATGAAGCATTGCTGCGAGAGAAGAGCACTTCTTTTTTAGATTTTCTGACCTGGCAAATGTTATCAAATGAAGACAGACGTACTGGCACACCCTTAATAAATCTGGCAGAATAGTTCTATCTAAATGATCAcaatactttgtgttgaaatgacaaaagacaaaaaaaaagctgtctttgaaagctACCAAGAGAAGGCAGGTAAAACTCCACTGAGTaaggggaagcaacatgaaggcttttctctcatgtatgataatcaacagaaagatattgttctaaccctaggacttcaaagcggagagaaggcaggatctgcccaatttccagacaacctcttgttgaactattttatggacccctttttgaactattttatggacccctttttgaactatttacaaactctttttgaactattttatggacccctttttgaagtattttatggacccctttttgaagtattttatggacccctttttgaactattttatggacccctttttgaactattttatggacccctttttgaactatttacaaactctttttgaagtattttatggacccctttttgaagtattttatggacccctttttgaactattttatggacccctttttgaactattttatggacccctttttgaactatttacaaactctttttgaactatttcatgaccccttttttaactattttacgaactctttttgaactattttatggacccctttttgaactatttacaaactctttttgaactattttatgaccCCTTTTTGAACCATTttaggaactctttttgaactattttatggaccccttttttaactattttacgaactctttttgaactattttacaaactctttgaactattttatggatccctttttgaactattttacgaactctttttgaactattttacaaactctttttgaactattttacgaactctttttgaactattttatggacccctttttgaactattttatggacccctttttgaactatcttacgaactctttttgaactattttatggacccctttttgaagtattttacgaactctttttgaagtattttatggacctctttttgaactattttacgaactctttttgaactattttatggacccctttttgaactattttacgaactctttttgaactattttatggaccccttttttaactattttacgaactctttttgaactattttatggactccttttttaactattttacgaactctttttgaactattttatggaccccttttttaactattttacgaactctttttgaactcgtttacgaccttttctgtgaagtgtttacgaccttttcttttgaactgttctgtaaccaaaggcaacgctgtttacgacccacttcccttctggaagcagctgtggtcagagaTAATAAAGGAGGAGTTGTATAATctttttcgccagagcgtgctggagattgtacaaGAGTGCAGTGtcccggcgtctctcctcaattgagtccaaattgaattctgtctgtttgattctttgctttttgtcttgtttaatagatgtcatcagtgtttgaacctgacaatatcaATCAGGAATTGGGGATGGCAACTGAATTTTCATTCTCAATCCTTCTCTGTCAtgtaggacagtgtttttcaaccactgtgccgcggccgtgagatacagtctggtgtgccgtgggagataatcTAGTTTCACCtacttgggttaaaaatattttttgcaaacaagtctgcaaatgatgtgttgttgttgagtttctgtactgtctggagatcgactgacttaccacgttatactcttccatatcagtaggtggcaactagggatgtccgataatggctttttgccgatatccaatattccgatattgtccaactctttaattactgataccgatatcaaccgataccgatatccaccgatatatacagtcgtggaattaacacattattatgcctaatttggacaaccaggtatggtgaagataaggtcatttttaaaaaaataaaataaaataaaataagataaataaattaaaaacattttcttgaataaaaaagaaagtaaaacaatataaaaataggtacatagaaactagtaattaatgaaaatgagtaaaattaactgttaaaggttagtaatattagtggaccagcagcacgcacaatcatgtgtgcttacggactgtatcccttgcagactgtatagatatataatgtaggaagcagaatattaataacagaaagaaacaacccttttgtgtgaatgagtgtaaatgggggagggagcttttttgggttggtgcactaattgtaagtgtatcttgtgtttttatgttgattgaaaaaaacaaaaaacgataccaataaaaaaaacggtaccgataatttccaatattacattttaacgcatttatcgtccgataatatcggcaggctgatattatcggacatctctagtggcaaccagtagctaattgctttgtagatgtcggaaacagcgggaggcagtgtgcaggtaaaaaggtatctaatgcttaaaccaaaaataaacaaaaggtgagtgccactaagaaaaggcattgaagcttagggaaggctatgcagaatgaaactaaaactgaactggctacaaagtaaacaaaaacagaatgctggacaacagcaaagacttactgtggagcaaagacaatgtacatccgaacatgacatgacaatcaacagtgtccccacaaagaaggattaaaaacaactgaaatattcttgatggctaaaacaaagtagatgcaggaaatatcgctcaaaggaagacatgaaactgcaacaggaaaataccaaaaaaaagagaaaaagccaccaaaataggagcgcaagacaagaagtaaaacactacacacaggaaaacaagaataaagtccaaataagtcatggtgtgatgtgacaggtggtgacagtacacctactttgagacaagagctatagtgatgcatgcttggttatgctttaaagtcatatccaacaactgcgacaacgactttttactgtcaactgagttttgttttttaatgatctctgctggtggtgtgcctccgcgttttttcaacgcaaaaaaacacCGAGGTAGGACACAGACTCTCCTCACTTGCCTGATCACGTTCATGTATTCATCTGTACAATATACTccactagggctgggcaatatcaACATGTATCATGATAAACACGTCACGTGACCCGCTAacggccaatcaggtgacagtatcaactattaCTTAGTTtgtttctttgcatggagtgagaagagagagTCAAAattaagaaattgtggataaaaaaaggaaaagtcacctggacagtaagacactttttttttttttaaatggaccgtagtcagaccaaggtGGTCCGTAAATGAtgcaataccacaccaccttagacCACAGCTGTGACTTCCTGGCATTAAACCTGCAAAAAATACTTGTCAAGTTtttccatgtttacattttcacactattttcttacactttatgaagcatttcttacatattctttatttttgcaccttcaatgtgattttactattttgttgacattgagtgttttccatgcttatgtcgacatttcctttctgccttgagagCTGAGgggttataatcagaggaaggttacatttcaaataaaaatgtttatatttattatgttCCTCTTACTCCTTATTTTCCTTAGGtcataaatgttagaataattctgtataagttaccacacaactcttatgcttacaggccgttgctatggttattatcaattgtgcggaagttgtacttttctatccgtgcaaaggcacaacttgtaaccttgctttgcgagttgtctGGTGTCAGCAGTTTGTtcccagaccctgcctgctgacagccaaggacggacatcgagtacctcaacgcagacaaaacggAGACGGGGCGAAATCGCGAGTGTccgcacatttccattctgaataatcacgtattgtgtctactgggggctgcttgcgttacccctcccttcagaagcagcctcagtcatgttaactagggacctcccgaataaatagaggagcgcggggGCTGTACTTCAGAGCATAGGGCCCAATATGTCTCTCCTCATGagaaaaattgaactctgtctctgcctggttccttcttcttgtcttgcgtaatagatagttcggtgtttgaacctgacaataaaaCACTTCCCAGCCCTACTCATATTTATCCGTATTTTCTCCACTTCCTGTATGTGTCGTCACCTTGAGTGTTTCGATGTAGGCCTCGTTGATGTCGCTCAGTCCCAGCCTGAGCGGGATGAGCAGGACGAGCGGCCTCCAAAGCGCCGTCTCCTCCTCCACGAGAGCGCAGGCGCCCTCCATGCAGCCGTTGAGCCCGCCGGTGGCCCCCGAGTCGCCACACGCTCCCACGGCGTCCAGCCAGGGCATGCACAGGCGCTCTGTCACGGGCAACAAAACCGTCGTCACTTTTTGCATCTTTGCGCTCTTTGCTAGCGGACTCACTGATCTCCTCGATGACCACCGTGTTGTCCATGGCCACGTGCACCACCAGTCTGCTCCAGGTATCGAACACGGCCAGCTTCCTGGAAGTAAAAGGGCTTTTAACGCCGGCTCGGGCATGAATATTGCAGCAGGATATCCATTTCTATTTCTTCTTATCGACTGCCTTGCTTGTGAAACACCATTTAGACGCATCAAGATGTGTTAAGACGAAGAAAAAGGTAACGGGCTCACAATGAAAACTCCAGCATCACCATGAGCTAACCTAACTTGTAGGCAAAGATTAACAGggattcacttctttttacacttaaggCCATGTTAAAATGTGACCTACAACTGTACATGATCGTCAATTAACGCCTTTTAATgacgatcccctctggctgacgtgaagtgaattatatttatatagcgcttttctctagtgactcaaagcgcttttacataggtcagtggtcggcaacccaaaatgttgaaagagccatattggaccaaaaaaacaaaaacaaatctgtctggagccgcaaaaaattaaaagccatattacatgtgtcatgagatataaatgtaattaagaggacttaaaggaaactaaattagctcaaatatagctacaaatgaggcataatgatgcaatatgtacatatagctagcctaaatagcatgttagcatcgattagcttgcggtcatgcagtgaccaaatatgtctgattagcactccacacaagtcaataacatcaacaaaactcacctttgtgcactcatgtacaacgttaaaagtgtggtggacaaaatgagacagaaaaagaagtggcataaaacacgtcctagaaagtcggagaaagttatacatgtaaacagactatagggtgagttcaaggaccgccaaaataagtaggacaaaacggcgctcgccaaatacttgaatcagtgaagcatgtttaatataaacagtgttatttataacaattacggaggtttgtgtcatgtttgtcctcctacagtaaccatactaaaacaaaaaaatagatttttttcccccctcatctttttccattcttcatacatttttgaaaaatctccagagagccactagggcggcgctaaagagccgcatgctcataggtgtacagctctggtaatgggtacattcgcacccacctgcacaaatgtacttcaaaatgtaacaatccaaataaatatgactttttttttgtatactagggcatgcatatataatatgcattagtttgaccatttaaaatcaacgataataaaaaaggagatgcttggaaatagcataaaaatgcgccaaaaacttggaaaaccgcgattcatagcgttactttttggtgtaaccatcatgagcgttctgttcaggtatatttcttttatattttcatataaaagtgtgtatttgatttcagtttgcttttgacaccTTATTTAGAAtggtagttgaaacttttacaaccttgtgttgcgctcatgatggcgtaacccaggggtgtccaaagtgcggcccgggggccatttgcggcccgcaggtcattttttaacggccccacgacacattctaaaaatacgatacaaACCCCCAAACaaacgtggtataaaagagcaaacaagtgaaatgtaacaagaaaaagttgcaatgtttactctaataacacaaagctgccatgcaggctgtttctttctttaaaaaataatatttaatcaaaatcaacgtcgttatgaattattgacctattcaaggctccaattacgtcacattaaatattccactttgagatattctttggggaaaatgttgcatattttgtgtttgccatataaaaaactgagctgttgttttttaaaagaagggcctaaaaggaacaaataaaaaacataaacaacaaaaaaaacttagaattgacggacagatctgaagctgatctcgagattattgtgctaaaagtaatcagtaaaaaaaaaaagaaaagtataatttattttgtaacactttaatgagtaggacccttttggatccccaatcattttagtgggatttttttttgcgtgtctcattgctcaaaaaatgtcaatgttgttatgagttattgacctttttaaggctccaattattttataatctcaaatattctactttaaaatttaattggggggaaatattgcatatttggtgggggttttcccataaaaaaaacctgggttttctttgacaaaaagggcatacaacttaaatgtttaaaaacgtttttttgacagatagacctaatgttgctctagagatttaaactttgaataataataataataatactaaataatgacacattttttatatttttttgaccaaaactctttggtttcaccgggatcaagcctgagtggcggcctaaatgtatatttttttatacatttattgtattggtttttaaaataaaaaatatcaaaatggcccccgcttgctttgatttttcagtgtgcggccctcagtggacaaagtttggacacccctggcgtaaccaaactagatttcatttaatgatcttattttgaatatttattcccttttttacatttagtatatttaaatattcatttataaacattgaatacatttcaaataccaATAAAATGCAATTTCCTTCATCttatgtttagttacaccaagtcatgagcgtaaacACTAATAAGCTTCATCACTTtcacttgtaatatctctaattctggtggtgttttatgcttttttctgtttggaacatgtactacacatataatacaataaagtcccatataaaatcaTGTTtccagcaatactttaattttgcctttgaaagtgaCACTCCaatgtgaaagccaatatctaagttacatttaaagcactgtgggtggcactggtgggtaaagtgtcttgcccaaggacacaacggcagtgactaggatggcggaagcggggatcgaacctggaaccctcaggttgctggcacggtcactctaccaaccaagctatactgcccgatattgtatttatttataatctcCCGGCTGACAAAAGGCTAGCAGCTAATAGTCTATacgcagtgtggagccgctctcctaagttaataataataatcacctgtGTGACTAGCAGCTAATAGTGTAtcgccatacacagtgtggagccgctctcctaagttaataataataataataatcacctgtGTGACTAGCAGCTAATAGTGTAtcgccatacacagtgtggagccgctctccTAAGTTAATAATAACAATCACCTCTGTGACAGCAAAAAAacagcatttcttagtatctaaaGTATCATTACTAAGTATCCTTATCACTGGAGGAAGATGCTAAGCATGAGCAATccagctaatagctaagctaaacgCTAAattagctttaaaggcctactgaaagccaccacttccgaccacgcagtctgatagtttatatatcaatgataaaatcttaacattgcaacacatgccaatacggccgggttaacttataaagtgacattttaaattcccagctaaacttccggttggaaacgtctatgtatgatgacgtatgcgcgtgacgtcacgacggcaacggaagtattcgtacccaatgtgtcaccatacaaactgctctgttttcatcgaacaattccacagtattctggacatctgtgtcggtgaatcttttgcaatttgtttaatgaacaatggagactgcaaagaagaaagttgcaggtgggatcggtgtattagcggctggctgcagcaacacgacaaggaggacttacttggatagcagacgcctagccgatgctagccaccaaccgcacggatgatcgggtgaagtccttcgtcgcgccgtcgatcgctggaatgcaggtgagcacgggtgttgatgagcagatgagggctggctggcgtaggtggagcgctaatgtttttatcatagctctgtgaggtccggttgctaagttagctgcagcgtcgttagcaacagcattgttaagcttcgccaggctggaaagcattaaccgtgtagttacatgtccatggtttaatagtattgttgatcttctgtctatccttccagtcgggggtttatttattttgtttcaatctgcatttgagcccgatgctatcacgttagctctgtagctaaagagcttcgctgatgtattgtcgtggagataaaagtcactgtgaatgtccatttcgcgttctcgactctcattttcaagaggatatagtatacgaggtggtttcaaatacaaatccgtgatccacaatagaaaaaggagaaagtgtggaatccaatgagccagcttgtacctaagttacggtcagagcgaaaaaagatacaccctgcactgcctctctagttcgtcactctaacgttcctcatccacgaatctttcatcctcgctcaaattaatggggtaatcgtcgcttttctcggtccgaatctctctcgctccattgtaaacaatggggaattgtgaggagtccttcctcctgtgacgtcacgctacttccggtacgggcaaggctttttttttttatcagcgaccaaaagttgcgaactttatcgtcgatgttctctactaaatcctttcagcaaaaatatggcaatatcgcgaaatgatcaagtatgacacatagaatggatctgctatccccgtttaaataaaaaaaaatcatttcagtaggcctttaattaacatcatttaattaattaattaacatttgtaattttcctgagggaactctcctgaaggaatcaacaaagtactatctatctatcagtAAAtaagtgtaataataataattgttttggaaatgacatgaatgtttgtgccactgctgttgaataaatacacttttagttgtggtttccctctctgcatgaaagtttaaaagcagcatatattaatgcagtatgaagaagaatgttttcatGTCGACActattcccttcaacaacaacaacactactaatcacggcagacttcctgagagacaacaaagactactttggaacaaatgatgatccagaacctcatatttttgagcctgaagatAAGgaagatgatctacaagttttataaGCTTGGTAATaaacagatccagcaagtagcagttTTGCTAAATGCTAAACAAGATACACAAACTGTGAACATAATAAAACCATTACTTACTGTACacggtctgctctcactgggaaaccgactgatgggatgtttgcatctttccgtttagatgaacaaataatcataatc from Entelurus aequoreus isolate RoL-2023_Sb linkage group LG27, RoL_Eaeq_v1.1, whole genome shotgun sequence includes the following:
- the atg4b gene encoding cysteine protease ATG4B isoform X1; translation: MLRCGQMILGEALMCRHLGRDWRWSAGEQQREEYLSILNAFIDKKDSYYSIHQIAQMGVGEGKPIGQWYGPNTVAQVLKKLAVFDTWSRLVVHVAMDNTVVIEEIKRLCMPWLDAVGACGDSGATGGLNGCMEGACALVEEETALWRPLVLLIPLRLGLSDINEAYIETLKQCFMLPQSLGVIGGKPNSAHFFIGYVGEELIYLDPHTTQPSVEPCEDGQVPDDTYHCQHPPCRMHICELDPSIAAGFFCRTEDDFDDWCMRIRRLSCNRGGLPMFELVDCQPSHMVNVETLNLTPDFSDSDRLERFFDSEDEEFEILSL
- the atg4b gene encoding cysteine protease ATG4B isoform X2, which encodes MDAATLTYDTLRFGEFEDFPETSDPVWILGKQYSALTEKDEILSDVTSRLWFTYRKNFPPIGGTGPTSDTGWGCMLRCGQMILGEALMCRHLGRDWRWSAGEQQREEYLSILNAFIDKKDSYYSIHQIAQMGVGEGKPIGQWYGPNTVAQVLKKLAVFDTWSRLVVHVAMDNTVVIEEIKRLCMPWLDAVGACGDSGATGGLNGCMEGACALVEEETALWRPLVLLIPLRLGLSDINEAYIETLKQCFMLPQSLGVIGGKPNSAHFFIGYVGEELIYLDPHTTQPSVEPCEDGQVPDDTYHCQHPPCRMHICELDPSIAAGFFCRTEDDFDDWCMRIRRLSCNRGGLPMFELVDCQPSHMVNVETLNLTPDFSDSDRLERFFDSEDEEFEILSL